The window CTAGACGAGGTGTTGAAATGACTACATGCACTGGAGCAGCATGTGTTTATGAACCGATAACCTACAGaggtttttgttgaagaagtgaataCTGAACAATTTTGGAACGACATTAGTTTTGATGATCCGATAGTGTCACAAAGAAATTATGATGAACATGTTAGTTACACGCtacattattttttaaattttattaacatatatgaatacctgtgttcatattttatatttgaaaatataggttgtgcaagatgaagtgatgaataaaaacaatacaactgaaaatgtttttggtgatattcaagacgacaaggttgttatagatattacctttacgattttaataattactttttaataaagtgtctttagttattaagtaaaaagttatatttttaatgtagatgttggaggagaggaatgagtatgcggggaacaaatttgatgatgatgtgtttgatgtaaatgattatagtgaagttaaagaggttcttatagttacattaatataaatattttgtttaattagatattattgcttattaaattatgtgtatttcgttattaagtataaagttttatttttaatgtaggagtgggaggagaggaatgacaatgcagggaacaaatttgatgatgatgtgctgGACGAAGACAAACTAATAATAACGGAAATTGTAgattattttgatgatgatgatggcaaAGAAGCTACACCCGATAAACCGAGGACTCGAAAACCATCACAATATTTGTGCCCTCCTTACACCGAGgtattcgttttatttataaactgatgattttatgtttatgtgaattatctgaaagatatagatttaaacatttgaatattgtttttagttgcacacgacatcgaagcaaaaaagaagaacaaaaaagaaggttgatatcaaatcaacaagccccgttcctcctccagtttttggtgttgctcatgtcttctccatgttgcgcctgcaaccttacgtagcaggcggtgaggttgtcatccaaaattatatatttcattcatatgatgtccagcatcgtttgtttaatttcatgttagatagagatttttggagctcattgtttgggcatacacacgacggatggttggagtcaacggtaaattaattgttaattaattattttaaaagttaattgttttttagtcaataacaaaactatcatgtgtgcagcatataaccatttggtaTCGACTATTGATGGAGAGACGGTTTGAGAgcgaccgacatacaataatgcctccaaatttttttgtttctcatgctttggaagaagcacaggactggagggcgtttatggctgatattgctacgtaccccaacttcatggttgcttggtgggatgttgatacggtaaacttaattgtttatattgaaaataatatcgtttttttgttatgtttttgtattgtgatgtaaaataaacataattttattttctgatccttatacaggtcttattgccgattcattcatcccctaatcattggctatttggggaactacgattagCGTCAATGGAAGTGCATATTTATGACAGCCTTGGTAGAGGggcttatgaaaaattcaaatctgaaggaatcttttccaaatttgaacgtcgggtggcaaattatttggacaagattaagtattgggcccggaggaacatcccaaggattccattgaatatgcaattcatttatgaagaaaatgttccccaacaaagtagtcatttgggagattgcggtgttttcgtttgtatgtttatggagcaattggtttcaggtcaaccaatacgtgttcttattgacccaaagaacgcagctttagagttccgtctacggatggcaaaaattatttgggggtctagtcttggtcctatgtagttggattatataattatatatataaattaatgttggatttgattattagtttatttttacagtttactcaacggatggcaaaaaatataacgttacgacaattacaacaaattaatgacctactaattacttatcaatacatacaacataagaacgactacaacatttgttttaacgttacaaatacaacaatttattgacctaacaacttcaaaaccataaaaacaatattgaaaagcttacaacttgtaaacaagaattgccaagaacaacacccaactacaaaccaacgctatctttaacttcttattttctgattgaaagagcttattagagttagctactttagctattaccatagatgattggtccttctcttcatcaacccaactgataaacccgcattttggtccctgttaaatttaatattGACAGTAAGAAAATATACTTTTGTGATGTAAACACGAGGGTTTAAATTTGAATGACGTTAACAACATGATACCAAATATGGGCAAGCGTAAAAcaatcttcctgggtttttagctgtactcgaaatcctaacgatacgttctcctccgcaattgcagtatgccattagccttctttttcttttaaatcgGAGTTACTTTCTTAGTTAAATTTTTCATACCGAGTGACACCCATTTATAGAAGAAATCATATTACAGACAATTCTTTtttactatgaaatgaactggtttgactatgaattcaaaaagttgaactacgAAATGCAGataagtacattctgtagtattgtcatgtcggtcagtgaaatttgactatgaaatgaactggtttgactatgaattcaaaaagttgaactacgaaatgcagacaagtacattctgtagtattgtcatattggtcagtgaaatttgactatgaaatgaactggtttgactatgaattcaaaaagttgaactacgaaatgcagacaagtacattatgtagtattgtcatgtcggtcagtgaaatttgactatgaaatgaacttgtttgactatgaatttaaaaggttaaactatgaattttgatcagtagagatacaatattttctatttataattgcatttgtttcatattgcatttgtgtgatgattgtagagcacTATCATCGGTATTGAAAATGAGTAGTTATAGCGAAAGAACCTTTTCTCAACTACCAATTTTCTTGCATAaccttcaaagaacaaatcctaataccttcacagccattaagaaaaccgataccaaccgctttcaattctgttttgtggctttaggttgcgtggtataacattcttcttttattgagttatatAATATTTCATGGTAATGTATCTCGATTAGTTTTTACTTATCACTAATATGTGTTCATTTTTATGTAGAttcgtaccttccttaggtgcatgataccgctgatatatgtgggttatttaccccttcttgggagctttctgacaacaatgtacttcgcagtggctttagatggaaatcatgaaccACTACTCTTAGCAATTGGTTCAGGAACCTTACagtgtgaagaatcatggagatggttcatgatgaggttaagagattgtttaggtgaggacatagaggttggtttcataagcaacctgtgtgataacatagactttggtgttcagagtgcctacccggattcctatcatggatattgtcctaaagatatagttcgaaagatacgtgagtctgtcggacataacaatacggaagtcgaatcgttgttttagaagtcatgcaatgcatatagcgttgatgatttttacttgtgtttggaaaggttgcaaagtacatgtaggaaaccacctttctgcaccttgcttatgagtccaatttactggcttgacgatataccgatttcaaaatggacaagagcatttttcccaaaaatacgttacaatgttaaatcgattgacgtccctgaaattttgcaaattatatcctcgcgtgagtttcctataacaacgataattGAGTTAACCACCACGTCGATACAATCAAAGTATGCTGAACGGGCCGAAGTGGCGGGTAAGGGAGattgttatatttagttttttttattgtgctactatttttattaaaatatcaaattttacagggaggttgtctggtgggttggccccttacgttgagagtaaggttcaaaaatgtctcaacaagtcttataattgtaatgcaagacgtttgtatggggatacatttgaagtcGATGACAGTTTTGCCACCAACAACGTACAACTTGAACgaagggtatgtagttgtggtaaatggaaaaaaagcggtataccatgtggccaccctatagcatgtctaagaacccgtacatctgagtccattcacagaatggttgattacaagttcactaattatgtgtatcgacttgcatatggatctgagttggtgaatactataccatcacatgtgcattgggaaataccaaatgaaacggtggtcctgttacctccctcaatgcagtagttattcatgtagcacctttatgttttatgtagtattatgtattagttttttatgtaccccgtttttattttagtgttgtgttacgtattagttatccatgtacccaatttatattttatgtcgtAATATGTATTAGTTAAttatgtaccccatttatattttATGGCGTTCTATGTATTGGCTATTGAggaaacaacatacattaaaagaaatggacgtttattaaatagtaacgactacacacatacaacagcaagcaacttaaataacgaaaaacaattaacttaaccaacatgcatattaaaaataagggGCATTCTTTAAAAGATTCCATGCATCTAAGTGGGTAAACTCGCTACCATCATATTCAAAACGGTATAGTTCGAAAGCCACCTgccgtagaatgtcttcatccgtatttgcatgttcgttatctaactcgttataaatacgttgaaattgtttcacctttattttcatatccataaacttcgctttgacatctcttcttcttcgatattgagtacggctcattaaatggtgaaacaaatgacagacacgagaccaaaatgatccaACACGAACTTGTGGGGGACCCGGTGGAAAATCCTCCTCTACAGTTAtaatccaagcttgaaccaaagcgacctcctctgcgttcctccatatatgtggtgagtccataattgcaaggagggaagtaattacaatacaattacaacggatattgaaatctatttataacgaCTCCTTACTTTCCTGGTGCAATGGCTTGTCAATTCAAGCAGCaatgtattgtgttgtcattcgaccggggatgaattgtcaactcgaacagtgatctgttgtgttataagtatagtacactgcattcgtcagttaattttgactatgaattgcagacatattagaagattggactgcgattttgtgtagaaactactataaattgacATTAAGTTACATGCAATACTTTATTAAATAAACCAATACAGctgttcaaatattgttttttagattctactctctttgtttcaatcaaaatgagttctatatcatggagcaatgaagagttcttggttcttacacatgcttatattcatgtgtacgagacaagcaagttgaacgatccaatgttttggagccgtttaaccaatattttcaatgctgaaaaccgaatggctacaagaaacgatcgtgacgaactagacatcttagcaagatggtatgaaatgaaaaccaaagttctattattcaacgatctttataccaaaattgacgacacccgtttaaatgctactgaggaggtcatcttggaagctgctaaggaggaatacaagtcattaagtaacgggttggaattccagtttgaagccccttggaatattttgaaatatatcccgtttgtttaaaatatattttagtttattatgtgagcaaCTCGAATGATTAACTTGAGTTAATAAATGACCATTGCATTAGTTTTCACAATAAATTAGAATACATTAGTAACAAGGATTCCATGAACCATTAAAAACATTacaacaattacatgaaaaacaaCGACATAATACGAACCAAGCATTAACATAAAACACAAGTCCATGGGTTATTCTTAACAGAAATTAGAGCGGTCTACATGAAATACTGTTTATCTttaacaaccttccaaacttcctcatattcgAAGTCTCTGCCGTCATGCTCACAGATGTAAAACtctgtaacaacttccaagaactcttcttcgtcacgataacgaacattgttacgtttcgcataattacatgctcgattgaaccatgtcatttcttcctttacatccatccacttagtaacaacatctgatttttctcttttttgtccttctcccatctcatggttaaacaaagatgttatgcgactccattcatcaccaattaggcaatgcgggggagcaagtaacgatacaccatccttaacacttagccagcatcgtgttagaactaacacctcgtttgtcgtccatggcctttcagaattggaaccaggtacttcattcgaagaacttgctgcattcgacaacatttctaataatgggagttcgtttcgtttaggtgatttgggtgtttggtttttagatcttaaacatctatttatataaataaatagactatgaattaatactttgactacgaaatggttaTCTTTGGACTACGTTTTTCAGCTTTATGCAATGTTTTGTCATGTCAAACTGTCATTTATCTCTTGTCACTTAAGGGTCCCACTGCGATGTGTAGGTTACTACagtgacttgtcattactgtctagtcatttcaaagttggacttctcattactgtctagtatgtataaataccacttatagctccagtttaatacaatatcgactttattatgagttcctcacaccaattcgaaatttgctcatgcaacgaagttgattgttactactgtgattcggtagaccctttttttacaccctcttcagccgggccatatatgtcacatgaaaattttgaagaattaaagaaggctgaagcacaacaagaagaggacaaagagtcatcccgacttctcactcaacttgctaatgatattgaatcggaatgcaaacaagctcaagaatggattgacctcaataaaaacaaaatcaaagagcataaagattggataaaaaagagtaagaaggcaatcaaaacgactgaaaaacggcttgctgagaaggatgagcagttgatacacattatggtaaaaaaggatcgttttgaagacaaaatgagaattagggatgactatataacaatggagaacgagaagtacccgttgcagttccctgagtttaaaaattagttacaaagttgttgtaatattatcatgaaacagattaggttgcaaaaggatcgtttgttgttttttttaaataacatgttgtaactgttaaaaaaatctgcaaactatattttataatataaaggcttcattcattgttataatcaagaaacttaactaaaatatgaaagcatagcaatgtcttgtaagagttaataaaaatattacaatacataataagttaacaactcgtcattactcttaatttcaaggttgttttatatcaaaatcagcgttataggtttgtgagcaacccgctgaaccaccaatattatatgccatttctgcagtagaaattatgtgacctgctctgctaccggacgcccttccagtacaattatttctcgtgtgtcctagttgaccacatgtagaacattcttttataattggaccctcgccttgggatggaatgtggtctgtgtttcttggcctgcctggctgacgtttatccattataggtggcttaacaatcatcaaatcatcagggatctcccattcggatggcttcggcagagggtttattgattcctcatatgttttcctcagtgtttcggtaaggtaagcatttaatgcaaacctcgagcagtcttggtaattgttcactgttaaacatcttatgacatgaccacaaggtatcccatcaagttgccaatgcctacatgtacatgtcatatgttgaaaatcaacaatcacattttgtgccccctttttgacctcgcattttgtatttgagatcatgcgaacatcccatttggtaaaagttttcttgttttcttttacaacttcatccgcccaaggggtaagtgttgttgtttcttccgctaaaaaaacagccaaaatgaagaagttaagatcaataacatcaaaactaataaaacattaatattacaaatttacttaatacctgcaaagttacgtctttgaaaccaccattgttgcattgtagcacgaaaaaaatcgatcaacataagtattggctccttacgtgcgtgtctagataatgcatttatagactccgcactgttggacgacatcagattgtatcggttccctttaaaatgtgcccttgaccaggtttctggatttatactttttaagtactcccatactggttcttttgtctttttcataacatccatggcagcatcaaaagcatcaactgtgtacgccctacacgcctcccaaaaaattcatttaaccgtcttactcttgccgaatctagatactatgttgaaatacaaatggacaccacatattccatgatgagcgtgaggaaaaatgttggcaacggatgttgctatagatggagacctatcagatataattgtaagctcctgcatatttcctatgcaatcatttagtttttgaaaaaaccatgtccaagaatcggTACACTtatttttgcatataccatatgtaaccggtaatatttggttttgtccgtccttagtaactgcaagtaacatggtacctttgaactcgccctttaggtgagctccatctactactagggtcggcttacaaaaattgacaaaagcgtgtatctacaatacattgtatatctattcaaatacaccaaaataaatattaaaaaattaaattaggATATGAAaatactaaccgagcaaccgagtgcgacgtacaaaaactcaaagcgatcatcagcatctgttttaatatgtgtgacagtacccggattatgtttggccaagttgtgacaatacgccggaagtttggtaaaagaatcctctttcataccccttaacgacaacaatgcatattgcttcgcacgccatgcctgatggtatgagatattgatattcatttgagcattcatatcattaacaatttcttttccccgataaactctactatagtcttcagccaaaacatcagcaacatattcacccaaaacatatttgtttgcttgtcaatgattaggttgcaacaatgttgaagaacatgtgtgtacatcaacaaatttattcacttggaaaagtccatcagaatttttaattgcctttgctcttagtaaccaagaacaatttttcgaaacacacacagcttcataccttgatttggtggatctacttgtcctcgtctggaaaccttctcaaaaacatttttttaccaatacaccgctttaaaagttctttgttcttaaatatactctcacattgaatcttttgaagattcatgtctaccatctgtgttgggatatcttcattaatatcaactggccatgctggtacagggggcataccgtgaaaaaggttattgggaaacttagctttaacttcatcacccaactcatctctatcggaattgctttgtagctcggttatatctaaacatacatcaccaacatcaacataatgcccgtaaacatgattttttttcatttttttgacttgaattttttttctttttagttttatctaccacacgcctattcataagtttaacttcttgttcggcaacatcatcacaacgaccacccACATGATTAAGATAtttaccaacatcatcatcaccaacatacttgtaattctcaggatccacatagtgaataggtgaataactaacattaacattttcagcaacactgtgaaactgaggtacactaggagtattgaaagtacctatcggatcgttgctccctttataactgcataaattaccaacaagCTGGTTTCCAATTTCATCAcccccattaacctcctcaacttcatcaaccaccacaaacactttcacagcccttcctctactacatttgattacgtttatcaacattctaacatccatgtcttcaactatagctatataataatttaattcaggatgatggaaacgaagactaattctatatttgtctaacaaaccaattttgcttcttaccaaagatacaaaatcactataactaatatactcagaaaatatcaaagcaagttcagaaatacctccctgtAGACATATGTATTCCATattagttccattaacttgccatctcccaccggttacaagacaaaccaaatattcaatcatttttttaGCAAATTATAGAGAGAGTTCctaaacaaataacaaccaaaatgatattttttctacaaaaccttttatatagcaacatgatttcgtagtcaaaccaattcatttcatagtcaaactaaaaaaaattaaaaaaaataaaataaaaataaaataaaaaaacccaCAATTTTGCAGATAGAATGAGAGTAATTCGCAGATGGACCTactccatctgcgaaattacccctatatatacagaaaaaaattaaaaaaaaaaattaaaagcacctgcgaaagtacaagcacctaaagcacaactgtgctttaagtgcttgtacattcgcagatgagatgctcatttcgcagatg of the Lactuca sativa cultivar Salinas chromosome 6, Lsat_Salinas_v11, whole genome shotgun sequence genome contains:
- the LOC111896446 gene encoding uncharacterized protein LOC111896446 produces the protein MERRFESDRHTIMPPNFFVSHALEEAQDWRAFMADIATYPNFMVAWWDVDTVLLPIHSSPNHWLFGELRLASMEVHIYDSLGRGAYEKFKSEGIFSKFERRVANYLDKIKYWARRNIPRIPLNMQFIYEENVPQQSSHLGDCGVFVCMFMEQLVSGQPIRVLIDPKNAALEFRLRMAKIIWGSSLGPM